Proteins from a genomic interval of Gemmatimonas sp.:
- the aroC gene encoding chorismate synthase, whose amino-acid sequence MLRFTTAGESHGPALVSILEGMPAGVPLLAGDVDTDLARRQQGYGRGRRMQIETDRIEFLSGVRAGETLGSPISMLIRNSDWKNWLEIMDPAPREADADGPRKRQVTRVRPGHADLTGLLKYDRTDARDILERASARETTARVASGAVCRVLLRELGIQVGSHLVHLGGVDAARPAVMPSDINAASDASPLRTLDPAAEAEMITRIDAAKKEGNTLGGICEVVVTGLPVGLGSHVSWDRRLDGRLGQAMLSIPAVKGVEIGLGFETARRTGAEVHDEIEAAPGNTRMGHVRRKTNRAGGTEGGMTTGEELVIRVAMKPISTLMRPLGTVDVATGQAASAVAERSDVTAVPAMGVIAEAMAAFVLADALLEKFGGDSLGELRRNVDAYLARLDERVG is encoded by the coding sequence ATGCTCCGCTTTACCACCGCCGGCGAATCACATGGTCCGGCGCTCGTCTCGATCCTCGAAGGCATGCCCGCCGGCGTTCCGCTACTGGCGGGCGACGTCGACACCGACCTCGCCCGCCGTCAGCAGGGCTATGGACGCGGGCGCCGCATGCAGATCGAAACCGATCGCATCGAGTTCCTGTCCGGCGTGCGCGCTGGCGAGACCCTCGGCTCGCCGATCTCGATGCTGATCCGCAACAGCGACTGGAAGAACTGGCTCGAGATCATGGATCCGGCACCGCGCGAGGCCGACGCTGACGGACCGCGGAAGCGGCAGGTGACCCGGGTGCGTCCGGGGCACGCGGACCTCACCGGACTGCTCAAGTACGATCGCACCGATGCCCGAGATATTCTCGAGCGCGCGTCGGCTCGCGAGACGACCGCGCGCGTGGCCTCAGGGGCGGTCTGCCGCGTGCTTCTGCGCGAACTGGGCATCCAGGTCGGTTCGCACCTCGTGCACCTTGGCGGGGTTGATGCGGCCCGTCCCGCGGTGATGCCAAGCGACATCAACGCCGCGTCCGATGCGTCGCCGCTGCGCACACTCGATCCCGCCGCCGAGGCGGAAATGATCACGCGCATTGACGCCGCCAAGAAGGAAGGCAACACGCTTGGTGGCATCTGCGAAGTCGTCGTCACCGGCTTACCGGTCGGCCTCGGGTCGCACGTATCGTGGGACCGACGACTTGATGGGCGACTCGGCCAGGCCATGCTGTCCATCCCGGCGGTGAAGGGTGTCGAGATCGGGCTCGGCTTCGAGACGGCTCGCCGCACCGGCGCCGAGGTGCACGACGAGATCGAGGCCGCGCCGGGGAACACCCGCATGGGCCATGTGCGTCGGAAGACGAATCGCGCGGGTGGCACCGAAGGTGGCATGACGACCGGCGAGGAACTGGTCATCCGAGTGGCCATGAAGCCCATCTCGACACTGATGCGTCCGCTTGGTACGGTTGATGTCGCCACTGGACAGGCGGCCTCGGCCGTTGCGGAACGAAGCGACGTCACGGCGGTACCGGCGATGGGGGTGATCGCCGAAGCGATGGCCGCTTTCGTGCTGGCCGATGCGCTGTTGGAAAAGTTCGGCGGCGATTCGCTGGGTGAGCTGCGTCGGAACGTCGACGCCTATCTGGCCCGCCTCGACGAGCGGGTGGGGTGA